Proteins found in one Streptomyces sp. CB09001 genomic segment:
- a CDS encoding SpoIIE family protein phosphatase, with the protein MTSRWADHRDGEEPGHDAADEALGAPHEALGVPESVEPDFSRAVLRALGAGVLTLGPTARITSVNPWAEQLLGRSEQEMLGHDAHDLLHRHADGSPVPRERCALRRPLHGVPAEEGSDEYFQRADGTTVPIIWATTPLVRGGRQEGLVLVFHDFSLHRSAAEETAARATALETLTAQLHLVAEISTVLVPTERTSTTLRRLVRLLVPELGQWAAVDVYPGQSDLLERVAVRSSTQPDRARPLRGPMTSLPDQARAALTLLVNGDRPVPLKADDLFRDPEHPLAATHRVLFERLGGHAAVAIPLRTRQRSYGILTVARAGERPAHTEAEVALLADIGRRVGLVLDNARLYHEQQNVAETMQRQLLTPLPQVDHLRMAARYWPAESAMEVGGDWYDAFLLGDGVMALVIGDVVGHDLQAAAHMAEVRNMLRALAWDHQEPPSVIMRRLDEAVTNTSDAPMATLVFARVEGAEGGPWRLHWVNAGHPPPLLVTRDGATRFLEGGHGPLIGMSATLRLGLDWPDTREELPPESILLLYTDGLVESRDRPIDVGMDQLRHHAGVLARRVDRWSVDDFCDELLARIAPRGDDVALLALRLPAAGVGAPGDTEPPPPPQSGQSEATPDRAAPGSLRQEAEVRDPTRVDPPE; encoded by the coding sequence GTGACGTCACGCTGGGCGGACCACCGGGACGGCGAGGAACCAGGGCACGACGCGGCGGACGAGGCGCTCGGCGCCCCGCACGAGGCGCTCGGCGTGCCGGAGTCCGTGGAGCCGGACTTCTCCCGCGCGGTCCTGCGCGCTCTCGGCGCCGGCGTCCTCACCCTCGGCCCCACCGCCCGGATCACCTCGGTGAACCCCTGGGCCGAGCAGCTGCTGGGACGGTCGGAGCAGGAGATGCTCGGGCACGACGCACACGATCTCCTGCACCGGCACGCCGACGGCAGCCCCGTGCCGCGCGAGCGGTGCGCGCTGCGCCGCCCGCTGCACGGGGTGCCCGCCGAGGAGGGCAGCGACGAGTACTTCCAGCGGGCGGACGGCACCACGGTCCCCATCATCTGGGCCACCACTCCCCTCGTCCGCGGCGGACGGCAGGAGGGGCTGGTGCTGGTCTTCCACGACTTCAGCCTGCACCGCAGCGCCGCCGAGGAGACCGCGGCGCGGGCCACGGCCCTGGAGACCCTCACCGCGCAGCTGCACCTGGTCGCCGAGATCTCCACCGTGCTGGTCCCCACCGAGCGCACCTCCACCACCCTCCGCCGGCTCGTGCGGCTGCTGGTGCCGGAACTGGGCCAGTGGGCGGCGGTCGACGTCTACCCGGGCCAGTCGGACCTGCTGGAACGGGTGGCGGTACGCAGCAGCACCCAGCCGGACCGGGCCAGACCACTGCGCGGGCCGATGACCTCGCTGCCGGACCAGGCCCGCGCCGCGCTCACCCTCCTCGTCAACGGCGACCGGCCCGTCCCGCTGAAGGCCGACGACCTGTTCCGGGACCCGGAGCACCCGCTCGCCGCCACCCACCGGGTGCTGTTCGAACGGCTCGGCGGCCACGCGGCCGTCGCCATCCCCCTGCGCACCCGCCAGCGGTCCTACGGCATCCTCACCGTGGCCCGCGCCGGGGAGCGCCCCGCCCACACCGAGGCCGAGGTCGCCCTGCTGGCGGACATCGGCCGCCGCGTCGGGCTGGTGCTGGACAACGCCCGGCTCTACCACGAGCAGCAGAACGTCGCCGAGACGATGCAGCGCCAGCTCCTGACCCCGCTGCCGCAGGTCGACCACCTCCGGATGGCCGCCCGCTACTGGCCCGCCGAGAGCGCCATGGAGGTCGGCGGCGACTGGTACGACGCCTTCCTCCTCGGCGACGGTGTCATGGCCCTGGTCATCGGGGACGTCGTCGGACACGACCTGCAGGCCGCCGCCCACATGGCCGAGGTCCGCAACATGCTGCGCGCCCTCGCCTGGGACCACCAGGAGCCGCCCAGCGTGATCATGCGCCGCCTGGACGAGGCCGTGACCAACACCAGCGACGCGCCGATGGCCACTCTCGTCTTCGCCCGCGTCGAGGGAGCCGAGGGCGGCCCCTGGCGGCTGCACTGGGTGAACGCCGGCCACCCGCCACCCCTGCTGGTCACCCGGGACGGCGCGACGCGCTTCCTGGAGGGCGGCCACGGCCCCCTCATCGGCATGAGCGCCACCCTGCGCCTCGGCCTGGACTGGCCCGACACGCGCGAGGAACTCCCGCCGGAGAGCATCCTCCTGCTCTACACCGACGGCCTGGTGGAGAGCCGCGACCGTCCCATCGACGTGGGCATGGACCAGCTCCGCCACCATGCCGGTGTACTGGCCCGGCGGGTGGACAGGTGGAGCGTCGACGACTTCTGCGACGAACTGCTCGCGCGCATCGCACCCCGCGGGGACGACGTCGCCCTGCTCGCCCTGCGCCTGCCCGCCGCCGGCGTGGGCGCGCCCGGCGACACCGAGCCGCCCCCGCCGCCCCAGTCCGGGCAGAGCGAGGCCACCCCAGACCGGGCCGCTCCCGGCTCCCTGCGCCAGGAGGCCGAGGTGCGCGACCCGACCCGGGTGGATCCGCCGGAGTAG
- the pgm gene encoding phosphoglucomutase (alpha-D-glucose-1,6-bisphosphate-dependent) → MQNDRAGKPAGPEDLIDVARLVTAYYALHPDPGEPAQRVAFGTSGHRGSSLAAAFNDDHIAATSQAICEYRSAQGTDGPLFLGADTHALSEPARVTALEVFAANDVTVLVDGADGYTPTPAVSHAILTHNRGRTSGLADGVVVTPSHNPPADGGFKYNPPNGGPAGSDATSWIQDRANEIIAAGLKDVRRIPYARALAAPGTGRYDFLGAYVRDLPSVLDLEAIRSAGVRIGADPLGGASVAYWGRIAEEHRLDLTVVNPLTDPTWRFMTLDWDGKIRMDCSSPHAMASLIERRESFTIATGNDADADRHGIVTPDGGLMNPNHYLATAIAYLYAHRTDWPAAAGVGKTLVSSGMIDRVAADLGRRLVEVPVGFKWFVEGLADGSLGFGGEESAGASFLRRDGSVWTTDKDGIILALLASEITAVTGKTPSEQYAALTTRFGEPAYARIDAPATREEKARLAKLSPAQVTADTLAGEPVTAVLTEAPGNGAPVGGIKVTTENAWFAARPSGTEDVYKIYGESFLGADHLRQVQDEAKLVVLGALGG, encoded by the coding sequence ATGCAGAACGACCGAGCCGGGAAGCCGGCCGGCCCCGAGGACCTGATCGACGTCGCCCGGCTGGTGACGGCGTACTACGCCCTGCACCCGGACCCCGGCGAGCCCGCCCAGCGCGTGGCCTTCGGCACGTCCGGGCACCGGGGCTCGTCGTTGGCGGCGGCGTTCAACGACGACCACATCGCCGCCACCAGCCAGGCCATCTGCGAGTACCGCTCGGCACAGGGCACCGACGGCCCGCTCTTCCTGGGCGCCGACACGCACGCCCTGTCCGAGCCCGCGAGGGTCACCGCCCTGGAGGTGTTCGCCGCCAACGACGTGACCGTCCTCGTCGACGGCGCGGACGGCTACACCCCCACTCCGGCGGTCTCCCACGCCATCCTCACCCACAACCGGGGCCGCACCTCGGGCCTCGCCGACGGCGTGGTCGTCACCCCCTCGCACAACCCGCCCGCCGACGGCGGATTCAAGTACAACCCGCCGAACGGCGGCCCGGCCGGCTCGGACGCCACCTCCTGGATCCAGGACCGGGCCAACGAGATCATCGCGGCGGGCCTGAAGGACGTACGGCGTATCCCGTACGCGCGGGCGCTCGCCGCCCCGGGCACCGGACGGTACGACTTCCTCGGCGCCTACGTCCGCGACCTGCCGAGCGTGCTGGACCTCGAGGCGATCCGCTCGGCGGGCGTGCGGATCGGTGCGGACCCGCTGGGCGGCGCCTCCGTCGCCTACTGGGGCCGGATCGCCGAGGAGCACCGGCTCGACCTGACGGTGGTCAATCCGCTCACCGACCCCACCTGGCGGTTCATGACGCTGGACTGGGACGGCAAGATCCGCATGGACTGCTCGTCGCCGCACGCGATGGCCTCCCTCATCGAACGGCGCGAGAGCTTCACCATCGCCACGGGCAACGACGCCGACGCCGACCGCCACGGCATCGTCACCCCCGACGGCGGTCTGATGAACCCCAACCACTACCTCGCCACCGCCATCGCCTACCTCTACGCCCACCGCACCGACTGGCCCGCCGCCGCGGGCGTCGGCAAGACGCTGGTGTCCTCCGGCATGATCGACCGGGTCGCCGCCGACCTCGGCCGCCGCCTGGTCGAAGTACCCGTGGGCTTCAAGTGGTTCGTGGAGGGTCTGGCCGACGGCTCCCTCGGCTTCGGCGGCGAGGAGTCCGCGGGGGCGTCGTTCCTGCGCCGGGACGGCTCCGTGTGGACCACCGACAAGGACGGCATCATCCTCGCCCTGCTCGCCTCCGAGATCACCGCCGTCACCGGCAAGACCCCGTCCGAGCAGTACGCCGCGCTCACCACCCGGTTCGGCGAGCCCGCCTACGCCCGCATCGACGCCCCCGCCACCCGCGAGGAGAAGGCCCGCCTCGCCAAGCTGTCCCCGGCCCAGGTCACCGCCGACACCCTCGCCGGGGAGCCGGTCACCGCCGTGCTCACCGAGGCACCGGGCAACGGCGCCCCCGTCGGCGGCATCAAGGTGACCACCGAGAACGCCTGGTTCGCGGCCCGCCCCTCCGGCACCGAGGACGTCTACAAGATCTACGGAGAGTCCTTCCTCGGGGCGGACCACCTCCGGCAGGTGCAGGACGAGGCCAAGCTCGTCGTCCTCGGCGCCCTGGGCGGCTGA
- a CDS encoding cytochrome P450, translating to MVQDGRVSARKADRGRAGAGCPVDRAADGTWQVHDFAVARALLRAPGTVQAGLGIETVEKLPPRVRRPVLYRDGPEHREHRRQTARHFTPRRVDEHYRELMVRIAEEQLAVLRSAGEAPLSDLAFGLAVGVVSEVVGLRYGRPGIRRRLERFFPEEFGEPGLTSVRGLYWLVRQNTNWLRIHLADVRPAVRAHRRREHDDLISHLIAEGCSEVEIFGECLTFAAAGMVPTREFVCLAAWHLFSDAELLGHYRSADETGRLAVLQELLRLEPVIGRLRRRATEPVELPCPDGPVTVGPGEYVEVHLDDANADPKAVGEEPLLVRPERAGAVGAGLSFGDGPHRCPGAHIALMETDVFLSRLFALDGVRMSGAPRVAFQEAIDGYEIRDLTVALPRAGRG from the coding sequence GTGGTGCAGGACGGACGGGTCTCCGCGCGGAAGGCAGACCGGGGCCGGGCCGGGGCGGGCTGCCCGGTCGACCGGGCGGCGGACGGGACCTGGCAGGTACACGATTTCGCCGTGGCGCGGGCGCTGCTGCGCGCTCCCGGCACCGTGCAGGCCGGTCTCGGCATCGAGACGGTGGAGAAGCTCCCGCCGCGCGTGCGCCGGCCGGTGCTCTACCGGGACGGCCCCGAGCACCGCGAGCACCGCAGGCAGACCGCCCGCCACTTCACTCCCCGCCGGGTGGACGAGCACTACCGCGAGCTGATGGTCCGGATCGCCGAGGAGCAGCTGGCCGTGCTGCGCTCGGCGGGCGAGGCCCCGCTCTCCGATCTCGCCTTCGGTCTGGCCGTCGGCGTGGTGAGCGAGGTGGTCGGCCTGCGGTACGGCAGGCCGGGCATCCGCCGCAGGTTGGAGCGGTTCTTCCCGGAGGAGTTCGGCGAGCCGGGACTGACCAGTGTCCGGGGCCTGTACTGGCTGGTGCGGCAGAACACCAACTGGCTGCGCATCCACCTGGCGGACGTGCGCCCCGCCGTCCGCGCGCACCGCCGCCGTGAGCACGACGACCTGATCTCCCACCTGATCGCGGAGGGCTGCTCGGAGGTCGAGATTTTCGGTGAGTGCCTGACCTTCGCGGCGGCGGGCATGGTCCCCACGCGCGAGTTCGTGTGCCTGGCCGCCTGGCATCTGTTCTCGGACGCCGAACTGCTCGGCCACTACCGGTCGGCGGACGAGACCGGGCGCCTGGCCGTGCTCCAGGAGCTGCTGCGGCTGGAGCCCGTCATCGGGAGGCTGCGCAGGCGGGCGACCGAGCCGGTGGAGCTGCCCTGCCCCGACGGGCCGGTGACGGTGGGCCCGGGCGAATACGTCGAGGTCCACCTGGACGACGCCAACGCGGACCCGAAGGCCGTGGGCGAGGAGCCGCTGCTCGTCCGCCCGGAGCGTGCCGGGGCGGTCGGCGCGGGGCTCTCCTTCGGCGACGGGCCGCACCGGTGCCCCGGGGCGCACATCGCCCTGATGGAGACCGACGTGTTTCTCAGCCGCCTGTTCGCCCTGGACGGCGTCCGGATGAGCGGTGCGCCGCGCGTCGCCTTCCAGGAGGCCATCGACGGCTACGAGATCCGCGACCTGACCGTGGCGCTCCCCCGGGCCGGCCGCGGCTGA
- a CDS encoding class I SAM-dependent methyltransferase — MDRQQISRLAHADHPIAAPLDDDSVRRLLDRAVPGDGARVLDLGCGGAEWLLRALAEHPRLTAEGVDLSGSALDHARGAAARLGVADRLTLHRADAARFTAPHRFDLVLCVGSTHAFGGLPAALAAARGHLAPGGRVLVGDGFWEREPSAEAVETLGDLDDLPTTLDRVVADGWTPVGGHISTRRELDDYEWAWTGTLAAWALDHPAEPGCAQALETAASHRDGWLRGYRDCLGFLCLVLRPTDA; from the coding sequence GTGGACCGTCAACAGATCTCCCGACTCGCCCATGCCGACCACCCGATCGCCGCACCGCTCGACGACGACTCGGTACGCCGGCTGCTGGACCGCGCGGTCCCCGGCGACGGCGCGCGCGTTCTCGACCTGGGCTGCGGCGGCGCCGAGTGGCTCCTGCGCGCCCTCGCCGAGCATCCGCGCCTCACGGCCGAGGGCGTCGACCTCTCCGGGAGCGCGCTCGACCACGCCCGCGGGGCGGCGGCCCGGCTCGGGGTGGCGGACCGGCTCACCCTGCACCGTGCGGACGCCGCGCGGTTCACTGCCCCGCACCGTTTCGACCTCGTCCTCTGCGTCGGTTCCACACACGCCTTCGGCGGCCTGCCCGCCGCCCTCGCCGCCGCACGCGGGCACCTGGCGCCCGGCGGACGCGTCCTGGTCGGCGACGGATTCTGGGAACGCGAGCCGTCCGCGGAGGCCGTCGAGACGCTCGGTGACCTCGACGATCTGCCGACCACCCTGGACCGGGTCGTCGCGGACGGCTGGACACCGGTGGGCGGGCACATCAGCACCCGCCGGGAACTCGACGACTACGAGTGGGCCTGGACCGGAACACTGGCCGCGTGGGCCCTGGACCACCCCGCCGAACCCGGCTGTGCGCAGGCACTGGAGACGGCCGCCTCCCACCGTGACGGGTGGCTGCGGGGTTATCGGGACTGCCTGGGCTTCCTCTGCCTGGTCCTGCGCCCGACGGACGCCTGA
- a CDS encoding GNAT family N-acetyltransferase, whose protein sequence is MSELRTDRLVLRDWRASDLGPWAAMNADPVVREYFPEILTRAQSEASVIRFQADLDRRGWGWWAVEIAATGEFIGFAGLDPVEDGMPFTGVETGWRLARPAWGHGYATEAARAALAHAFEDLGLPEVLAVTAVGNLRSRAVMGRLGMTYDPADDFDDPEIPEGPLRRSVLYRLRSGDHRAGAL, encoded by the coding sequence ATGTCCGAACTTCGAACCGATCGTCTCGTGCTCCGCGACTGGCGGGCGTCCGACCTGGGCCCGTGGGCGGCGATGAACGCCGACCCGGTGGTCCGCGAGTACTTCCCCGAGATCCTGACCCGCGCGCAGAGCGAGGCGTCCGTGATCCGCTTCCAGGCGGACCTCGACCGGCGGGGCTGGGGCTGGTGGGCGGTGGAGATCGCCGCCACCGGCGAGTTCATCGGCTTCGCGGGGCTCGATCCCGTGGAGGACGGCATGCCGTTCACCGGGGTGGAGACGGGCTGGCGACTGGCCCGCCCGGCCTGGGGGCACGGCTACGCCACCGAGGCCGCGCGGGCCGCGCTGGCCCATGCCTTCGAGGACCTCGGGCTGCCGGAGGTCCTCGCGGTGACCGCGGTCGGCAACCTCCGTTCACGGGCGGTGATGGGCCGCCTGGGCATGACCTACGACCCGGCCGACGACTTCGACGACCCGGAGATCCCCGAGGGCCCGCTGCGCCGCTCCGTCCTGTACCGCCTCCGATCCGGGGACCACCGGGCCGGCGCGCTGTAG
- a CDS encoding ATP-binding protein, whose amino-acid sequence MDGAAHTGDRLRDGSVKVSAEYQGMPGDIARGRELARRFLARVRAAQGAPVSDRAVEVVQLVVSELLTNACKYAPGPSLVDLELAEDRVEVTVWDSEPVLPVPGTADPGRVGRHGLEIVMAVCESFEVHREPVGKRMRAAVGLADDLNGTATLGHPA is encoded by the coding sequence ATGGACGGGGCTGCCCATACGGGGGACCGGCTGAGAGACGGGTCGGTCAAGGTTTCGGCGGAGTACCAGGGCATGCCCGGCGACATCGCCAGGGGCCGGGAACTGGCCCGGCGGTTTCTGGCACGGGTGCGCGCGGCGCAGGGCGCCCCGGTGTCCGACCGCGCGGTCGAAGTGGTGCAACTGGTGGTCAGCGAGTTGCTGACGAACGCCTGCAAATACGCGCCCGGCCCCTCGCTGGTCGATCTCGAACTGGCCGAGGACCGGGTGGAGGTCACGGTGTGGGACAGCGAACCGGTGCTCCCCGTGCCCGGGACCGCGGACCCCGGCCGGGTCGGCCGGCATGGGCTGGAGATCGTCATGGCCGTCTGCGAGAGCTTCGAGGTGCACCGGGAGCCGGTCGGCAAGCGCATGAGGGCCGCGGTGGGACTCGCCGACGACCTGAACGGCACGGCCACCCTGGGCCACCCGGCCTGA